The following DNA comes from Mycolicibacterium lutetiense.
AGCGCCGGGACGCCGCGGACAAGAGTTCGTCGGCGGCCCGGCACCTGGCGGCCCGGTGGGCGGCCAAGGAGGCAGTGATCAAGGCCTGGTCGAGTTCACGGTTCTCCAAGCGGCCGGCCCTGCCGGAGGGGATCCACCGCGACATCGAGGTGGTCACCGATATGTGGGGGCGGCCGAAGGTGCGGTTGTCCGGTGACATCGCCAAGCACCTTGAGACGGTGACCATCCACGTCTCGCTCACGCATGAGGCCGATACCGCCGCCGCGGTGGCGATCATCGAGGAGCTCTAACCTTTCTCCGGCTCGCGCGGGTGGGTGAGCCACTACGCTCGTCACCATGAGTGACGTGGTGGCGCGGGTGCAGCAGGTGTTGCCGTCGGTACGGTCCGATCTGGAGGATCTGGTCCGTATCCAATCGGTGTGGGCCGACCCGGCCCGGCGCGACGAAGTGCACCGCAGCGCCGACGCTGTCGCAAAGTTGTTGTCGGACGCAGGTTTTCCTGAGGTTCGCATCGTCAGCGAAGGCGGCGCCCCAGCGGTCATCGCGCACTATCCCGCCCCCGCGGGAGCGCCGACCGTCCTGCTGTACGCCCACCACGACGTTCAACCTGAGGGGGATCCGGACCAGTGGGACTCCGCGCCGTTCGAGCCCACCGAACGGAACGGCCGACTGTACGGTCGCGGTACCGCCGACGACAAGGCCGGGATCGCAACACATCTGGCCGCGATACGGGCCTTCGACGGTAAGCCGCCGGTAGGCGTGACGGTGTTCGTCGAGGGCGAGGAGGAATCCGGTTCGCCGTCACTGGGCGCCCTGCTGGCCGCGCACAAGGACGCGTTGGCGGCCGACGTCATCGTCATCGCCGACTCCGACAACTGGAGCACCGAGATCCCGGCTTTGACCGTGACCCT
Coding sequences within:
- the acpS gene encoding holo-ACP synthase AcpS, producing MAIVGIGIDLVSIPDFAEQVDRPGTVFAETFTPGERRDAADKSSSAARHLAARWAAKEAVIKAWSSSRFSKRPALPEGIHRDIEVVTDMWGRPKVRLSGDIAKHLETVTIHVSLTHEADTAAAVAIIEEL